A single window of Nocardia sp. NBC_01327 DNA harbors:
- a CDS encoding acetaldehyde dehydrogenase (acetylating), translated as MTASKVTAAIVGSGNISTDLLYKLLRSDKIEPRWMIGIDPDSEGLKRARGLGLETSAEGADWLLALDEKPDILFEATSAYVHRAYAPKYEAAGIRAVDLTPAAVGPAVIPPVNLDSLRDAPNVNMITCGGQATIPMVAAVSRVVPVAYAEIVASVSSVSAGPGTRANIDEFTKTTSKGVETIGGAQRGKAIIILNPAEPPMIMRDTIFCAIPEDADRDAITASIHEMEKSIQEYVPGYRLLNEPQYDEPSLVSGGLAKVSIFVEVEGAGDFLPPYAGNLDIMTAAATRVGDVIADQIISARV; from the coding sequence GTGACTGCAAGCAAAGTCACCGCCGCGATCGTCGGGTCCGGCAATATCAGCACCGATCTGCTGTACAAGCTGTTGCGTTCGGACAAGATCGAACCGCGCTGGATGATCGGTATCGACCCGGACTCCGAGGGCCTCAAGCGGGCTCGCGGACTGGGTCTGGAGACCTCCGCCGAAGGCGCGGATTGGCTTCTCGCCCTTGATGAGAAGCCGGACATCCTGTTCGAGGCCACCTCGGCGTACGTGCACCGCGCGTACGCGCCGAAGTACGAGGCGGCGGGCATTCGCGCCGTGGACCTCACCCCCGCTGCCGTCGGCCCGGCGGTCATTCCGCCGGTGAACCTCGATTCGCTGCGGGACGCACCGAACGTCAACATGATCACCTGTGGTGGTCAGGCGACGATTCCGATGGTAGCGGCAGTGTCGCGGGTCGTCCCGGTGGCTTATGCCGAGATCGTCGCCTCGGTCTCCTCGGTGTCGGCCGGTCCCGGAACCCGTGCGAACATCGACGAATTCACCAAGACCACCTCCAAAGGTGTCGAGACCATCGGTGGAGCGCAGCGCGGCAAGGCCATCATCATTCTGAACCCCGCCGAGCCGCCGATGATCATGCGCGACACCATCTTCTGCGCCATCCCGGAGGATGCCGATCGCGATGCGATCACCGCCTCCATCCACGAGATGGAGAAGTCCATCCAGGAGTACGTGCCCGGTTACCGTCTGCTCAACGAGCCGCAGTACGACGAGCCGTCACTGGTTTCCGGTGGCCTGGCGAAGGTTTCGATCTTCGTCGAGGTCGAGGGCGCGGGCGACTTCCTGCCGCCGTACGCCGGCAACCTGGACATCATGACGGCTGCCGCCACCCGCGTGGGTGACGTGATTGCCGATCAAATCATTTCGGCTCGGGTGTAA
- a CDS encoding NADP-dependent oxidoreductase, which translates to MRAVIQKSFGGPEVLEVVEIDKPALLSGEVLVRVHASSVNPVDIAVRSGAFPLLGEPPFGVGWDISGVVEEAGPGARYEIGEEVYGMPFFPRAATAYAEYVAAPSRQLARKPVNLSHVEAAALPLAALTAWQGLVDKAGIKEGDRVLIHRAAGGVGHLAVQIAKARGAYVIALASAAKHDYVLGLGADEVIDYRTTDYTEVVRDIDVVFDSVADGTRSLQVLKPGGVLVTILEHVNPELAATVKAAGRRFAGVSVEPDYAALEAIAALADAGLVRPTIAAELPLADAPKAHELVASGQTVGKVVLTVA; encoded by the coding sequence ATGCGCGCGGTGATTCAGAAGTCCTTCGGCGGGCCCGAGGTGCTGGAGGTTGTGGAGATCGACAAGCCGGCGCTGCTCTCGGGCGAGGTGCTGGTGCGGGTGCATGCCAGTTCGGTGAATCCGGTGGATATCGCGGTGCGGTCCGGCGCTTTTCCGCTGTTGGGAGAGCCGCCGTTCGGCGTCGGCTGGGATATTTCCGGTGTGGTCGAGGAGGCCGGGCCCGGTGCGCGCTATGAGATCGGGGAAGAGGTTTATGGGATGCCCTTCTTCCCCCGGGCCGCCACCGCGTACGCGGAGTATGTGGCCGCGCCCTCGCGGCAGTTGGCCCGCAAGCCCGTGAATCTGAGCCATGTCGAAGCCGCGGCGCTGCCGCTGGCCGCACTGACCGCCTGGCAGGGACTGGTGGACAAGGCCGGGATCAAGGAGGGCGATCGGGTGCTGATCCATCGGGCCGCCGGCGGTGTCGGGCACCTGGCCGTGCAGATCGCCAAGGCGCGCGGGGCGTATGTGATCGCGCTCGCCAGCGCGGCCAAGCACGACTATGTGCTCGGTCTCGGGGCGGATGAGGTGATCGACTACCGGACAACGGATTACACCGAGGTAGTCCGCGATATCGACGTGGTCTTCGATTCGGTGGCGGACGGAACGCGGTCTCTTCAGGTCCTGAAGCCGGGCGGAGTGCTGGTCACCATCCTCGAGCACGTCAACCCGGAGCTCGCCGCCACCGTGAAGGCGGCGGGACGGCGCTTCGCCGGAGTCTCGGTGGAGCCGGATTACGCTGCGCTGGAAGCGATTGCGGCGCTGGCGGATGCGGGCCTGGTGCGCCCGACCATTGCCGCGGAGCTGCCGCTGGCGGACGCGCCCAAGGCGCACGAACTGGTCGCCTCGGGACAGACCGTGGGCAAGGTGGTGCTGACCGTCGCATAG
- a CDS encoding AraC family transcriptional regulator has protein sequence MTDGQAQLRSITSAALLVEFASGRGVATPALLRGTGIREADLADSTAEIALGQELALMRNVVAGVGDEPGMGLMAGLLCHPPSLGVLGFALMSCPTVRDAVGLALRYADLSFTVARHHLVIDGPDVSIVRDDSGVPRDVRRFAVERDVAAIWTIQQDVLPMRPPITRVAVAFPPHPVYEMFGAMLGVEEVIFNAARSVVTGPADIQSLQLPQANTATARFYEQQCADLVQRRRSRVGISGRVRQLLISRGGVADQSRIAAALDLSVRTLRRRLADEGTTFRELTTETIGLLAEELLITGLTVEQAAVRLGYASVSAFTAAFRAWNGQSPGQFARENRGRVSTRI, from the coding sequence GTGACCGACGGCCAGGCGCAGTTGCGTTCCATCACCAGTGCGGCACTCCTGGTTGAGTTCGCCTCCGGGCGGGGCGTTGCCACACCTGCCCTGTTGCGCGGCACGGGTATCCGGGAAGCCGATCTGGCCGATTCGACCGCAGAGATCGCGCTCGGCCAGGAGTTGGCCCTGATGCGCAATGTGGTGGCCGGAGTGGGCGATGAACCGGGCATGGGCCTGATGGCCGGATTGCTGTGTCATCCGCCCAGCCTCGGCGTGCTCGGATTCGCGCTGATGAGTTGCCCGACCGTGCGCGATGCGGTCGGCCTGGCGCTGCGCTATGCCGACCTGTCCTTCACTGTCGCAAGGCATCACCTGGTCATCGACGGACCGGATGTCTCCATCGTGCGCGACGACAGCGGCGTGCCGCGCGATGTGCGCCGCTTCGCGGTGGAGCGGGATGTGGCGGCGATCTGGACGATTCAGCAGGATGTGCTGCCCATGCGCCCGCCCATCACCCGAGTCGCCGTGGCCTTCCCGCCGCATCCGGTCTACGAGATGTTCGGCGCCATGCTCGGAGTCGAGGAGGTCATCTTCAATGCCGCCCGCTCGGTGGTGACCGGCCCCGCCGATATCCAGAGTCTGCAACTGCCACAGGCGAATACGGCCACCGCCCGCTTCTACGAACAGCAGTGCGCCGACCTGGTGCAGCGCCGCCGCAGCCGCGTGGGCATCAGCGGCCGGGTCCGCCAGCTGCTGATCAGCCGCGGCGGTGTCGCCGACCAATCCCGCATCGCCGCCGCCCTGGACCTCAGCGTGCGCACCCTGCGCCGCCGATTGGCCGACGAGGGCACCACTTTTCGCGAACTGACCACCGAAACCATCGGCCTCCTGGCCGAAGAACTTCTCATCACAGGACTCACAGTCGAACAGGCCGCAGTCCGCCTCGGCTACGCCAGCGTCTCCGCCTTCACCGCCGCCTTCCGCGCCTGGAACGGCCAGTCCCCCGGACAATTCGCCCGCGAGAACCGCGGCCGCGTCTCCACCCGCATCTAG
- the hsaB gene encoding 3-hydroxy-9,10-secoandrosta-1,3,5(10)-triene-9,17-dione monooxygenase reductase subunit, with translation MTDEITTDDQPAIDARQFRNVLGQFCTGITVITTFDGDGAPIGFACQSFAALSLEPPLVLFCPTKASKSWAAIEANGKFCVNILAEEQQPVCARFGSREPDKFAGVPWRTSDLELPLLDDALATIECTVDQVIDGGDHYIVIGRVQALSESTDSGRPLLFYRGQYTAIEPEKTVPAPWRADLEHFLTNTTLDTWL, from the coding sequence ATGACCGACGAGATCACAACAGACGACCAGCCGGCGATCGACGCACGTCAATTCCGGAATGTGCTGGGGCAGTTCTGCACCGGCATCACCGTCATCACGACGTTCGACGGTGACGGCGCCCCGATCGGCTTCGCCTGCCAGTCGTTCGCCGCCCTCTCCCTCGAACCGCCGCTGGTCCTGTTCTGCCCCACCAAGGCTTCCAAGTCCTGGGCGGCGATCGAGGCCAACGGCAAGTTCTGCGTGAACATCCTCGCCGAGGAGCAGCAGCCGGTGTGCGCGCGCTTCGGCTCCCGGGAGCCCGACAAGTTCGCCGGGGTGCCCTGGCGCACTTCGGATCTGGAGCTGCCGCTGCTGGACGATGCCCTGGCCACCATCGAGTGCACGGTGGATCAGGTCATCGACGGCGGTGATCACTACATTGTGATCGGCCGCGTGCAGGCGCTGTCGGAATCCACCGATTCCGGTCGGCCCCTGCTGTTCTACCGCGGGCAGTACACGGCCATCGAGCCGGAGAAGACCGTGCCCGCGCCCTGGCGTGCGGATCTCGAGCACTTCCTCACGAACACGACGCTCGACACGTGGTTGTGA
- a CDS encoding AraC family transcriptional regulator: MDVLSEALASMRTGAPHSVRTDGRAPWALRLPATAGAGFHVVLHGDCWIYPTENATEPLALSPGDVVFVRDGSGHILADHPDTPPQIPRPEQYTHRPPVGALQVGGDGPAVSLLCGNYHLDGQRPHPLLRQLPEVIHLRTGEGRHPHLAAAVALLSAELDAPRIGSHGIVPALIDSLLLYILRAWIEDQPQSESAGWAAALRDPAVAPALAAMHDEPAAPWTVQSLADRSGLSRAAFARKFNTMVGEPPLAYLTRWRLTTAARLLREDDLPIGTVATRAGYSSEFAFGKAFKREYGSAPGQYRRQARAAA; the protein is encoded by the coding sequence ATGGACGTGCTCAGCGAGGCCCTGGCCTCCATGCGCACCGGTGCGCCGCATTCGGTGCGCACCGACGGCCGCGCACCGTGGGCACTGCGACTCCCGGCCACCGCGGGCGCCGGATTTCATGTCGTCCTGCACGGCGACTGCTGGATCTATCCGACCGAGAACGCGACCGAACCCCTCGCGCTCAGCCCGGGCGATGTGGTGTTCGTGCGGGACGGTTCGGGGCACATCCTCGCCGACCATCCCGATACCCCACCGCAGATACCCCGGCCGGAGCAGTACACCCACCGCCCACCCGTGGGCGCACTGCAGGTCGGCGGTGACGGCCCGGCGGTCAGTCTGCTCTGCGGCAACTATCACCTGGACGGGCAGCGGCCGCATCCGCTGCTGCGGCAGCTGCCCGAGGTGATCCACCTGCGGACGGGGGAGGGCCGCCATCCGCACCTGGCCGCCGCCGTCGCGCTGCTGAGCGCCGAACTCGATGCGCCGCGCATCGGCTCGCACGGCATTGTCCCGGCGCTCATCGACTCGCTGCTGCTCTACATACTGCGCGCCTGGATCGAAGACCAGCCGCAGTCGGAATCGGCAGGATGGGCTGCCGCACTGCGTGATCCGGCCGTCGCGCCCGCGCTGGCCGCCATGCACGACGAGCCCGCCGCCCCGTGGACGGTGCAATCGCTCGCCGACCGCTCGGGCCTGTCCCGCGCCGCCTTCGCCCGCAAGTTCAACACCATGGTCGGTGAACCCCCACTGGCGTACCTGACCCGCTGGCGGCTGACCACCGCCGCCCGCCTGCTCCGCGAGGACGATCTACCCATCGGCACGGTAGCGACCCGAGCGGGCTACAGCTCGGAATTCGCGTTCGGCAAGGCCTTCAAACGCGAATACGGTTCGGCCCCGGGGCAATACCGCCGCCAGGCGCGCGCGGCGGCCTGA
- a CDS encoding DUF58 domain-containing protein, whose translation MKHRDLSTASETELRWRPAPLVFMLAAVSAPALVLAIVLGHWQLAVFAAPMLGVLATAPLQQSRTRIQVDGVDVLRCFETEEVVLTAAAFVESGHALLRMHQQQIKGMEVRVEEAFDSGAAPAGMRLALSAPRWGRYPVPLRITALSPAGLSVASVQLPAGEVFVYPIADPQRMELPRTELPERIGTHLTRRHGPGVEFADVRAYAPGDQLRTVNWAVSARRGRLFVTERFTNRAADVVVLVDTSMQAPGPASDSLELSVRGAAQVAQSALQAGDRTAVVCLGRSPRWLRPDIGRRQFYRIVDTVLDVGDEHIETSGTLAPHAAVPIGAVVVAFSTLLDTEFALSLIDLRKRGHVVVVVDVLRGPPFAGGLESTLARMWQLERTSMYRDMGTVGVDIVPWPEDARLDQIMRLLPEHRRRAVRVRR comes from the coding sequence GTGAAGCACCGTGATCTGAGTACGGCGTCGGAGACCGAATTGCGGTGGCGGCCCGCACCGCTGGTGTTCATGCTGGCGGCGGTGTCAGCGCCGGCGCTGGTGCTGGCGATCGTGCTGGGGCACTGGCAGTTGGCGGTGTTCGCGGCGCCCATGCTCGGCGTGCTGGCGACCGCGCCGCTGCAGCAGTCGCGCACCAGGATTCAGGTCGACGGGGTCGATGTGCTGCGCTGCTTCGAGACCGAAGAGGTGGTGCTGACGGCGGCCGCGTTCGTGGAGAGCGGACATGCCCTGCTGCGCATGCATCAGCAGCAGATCAAGGGTATGGAGGTGCGGGTGGAGGAGGCGTTCGATTCGGGCGCCGCCCCGGCGGGCATGCGATTGGCGCTGTCCGCACCGCGCTGGGGCCGGTATCCGGTGCCGTTGCGGATCACCGCGCTGAGTCCGGCGGGATTGTCGGTGGCCTCGGTGCAATTGCCCGCCGGTGAGGTTTTCGTTTATCCGATCGCCGATCCGCAGCGAATGGAATTGCCGCGCACCGAACTTCCCGAGCGCATCGGCACGCACCTGACCCGTCGCCACGGTCCCGGTGTGGAATTCGCCGATGTGCGCGCGTACGCGCCCGGTGATCAACTGCGCACGGTGAACTGGGCGGTGAGCGCCCGCCGCGGGCGGCTGTTCGTGACCGAGCGCTTCACCAACCGTGCCGCGGATGTGGTTGTGCTGGTGGACACTTCGATGCAGGCGCCGGGCCCGGCCTCGGATTCGCTGGAACTGTCCGTGCGCGGGGCGGCGCAGGTGGCGCAGTCGGCGCTGCAGGCGGGTGACCGTACGGCCGTGGTGTGCCTGGGCCGTTCGCCCCGCTGGCTGCGTCCCGATATCGGCCGCCGGCAGTTCTACCGCATTGTCGACACGGTGCTCGATGTGGGTGATGAGCATATCGAGACCTCCGGAACGCTCGCCCCTCATGCGGCCGTTCCGATCGGTGCGGTGGTGGTCGCCTTCTCCACCCTGCTCGATACCGAATTCGCACTGTCGCTCATCGATCTTCGCAAGCGTGGCCATGTTGTGGTGGTAGTGGACGTGCTGCGCGGACCGCCGTTCGCCGGCGGGCTGGAGTCCACCCTGGCGCGCATGTGGCAGCTGGAGCGCACCTCCATGTACCGCGATATGGGCACCGTCGGCGTCGATATCGTGCCCTGGCCGGAGGATGCCCGGCTGGACCAGATCATGCGCCTGCTGCCCGAACATCGCCGTCGCGCCGTGCGGGTGCGCCGATGA
- a CDS encoding MaoC/PaaZ C-terminal domain-containing protein — MPIDPNIALGAVLPSVDFSWTPSDVQLYNLALGAGGRWTDAAELRYVDDRNPQVLPSFATVAPFFHETEPPQVKFPGVEIDLAKVVHGSQEILVHRPIPASGKAVFERRISEIWDKGSAAVIWQEHTATSSDGELLWTARSSIFAKGEGGFGGDRGPSAKTELPDRAPDFDVLTPTLPQQALLYRMCGDRNPLHSDPEFARNAGFPNPILHGLCTYGLVLKTATDTVLASDAARVTGFRARFAGVLYPGETLRTRIWQTGSELLIAATVVERDDAPVLADVVLTHTT; from the coding sequence ATGCCCATCGATCCGAATATCGCTCTCGGCGCGGTACTTCCGTCCGTCGATTTCAGCTGGACGCCGTCCGATGTGCAGCTGTACAACCTGGCGCTGGGTGCGGGCGGGCGCTGGACCGACGCGGCCGAACTTCGCTATGTGGATGACCGGAATCCGCAGGTGCTGCCGTCCTTCGCCACCGTCGCACCGTTCTTCCACGAGACCGAGCCGCCGCAGGTGAAGTTCCCCGGCGTCGAGATCGACCTCGCCAAGGTGGTGCACGGCAGCCAGGAGATCCTGGTGCACCGGCCGATTCCGGCCTCGGGCAAGGCGGTTTTCGAGCGTCGCATCAGTGAGATCTGGGACAAGGGTTCCGCCGCGGTGATCTGGCAGGAGCACACCGCCACCAGCTCGGACGGTGAATTGCTGTGGACCGCGCGCTCTTCCATCTTCGCCAAGGGCGAGGGCGGCTTCGGCGGCGACCGCGGCCCCAGCGCCAAGACCGAACTCCCGGACCGCGCACCGGATTTCGATGTGCTCACCCCGACCCTGCCGCAGCAGGCGCTGCTCTACCGCATGTGCGGTGACCGCAACCCCCTGCACTCGGACCCCGAATTCGCCCGTAATGCCGGATTCCCCAACCCGATCCTGCACGGCCTGTGCACCTACGGCCTGGTCCTCAAGACCGCCACCGATACGGTGCTCGCCTCGGATGCCGCCCGCGTCACCGGATTCCGCGCCCGATTCGCCGGAGTTCTCTACCCCGGCGAGACCCTCCGCACCCGCATCTGGCAGACCGGCAGCGAACTCCTCATCGCCGCAACAGTCGTCGAGCGCGACGACGCCCCCGTCCTCGCCGACGTAGTCCTCACCCACACCACATAA
- the dmpG gene encoding 4-hydroxy-2-oxovalerate aldolase → MNNVLKPFSGELDVRVTDTSLRDGSHHKRHQFTVEDVRNIVGALDASGVPVIEVTHGDGLAGSSFNYGFSKTPEQELIKAAAETAKQAKIAFLMLPGVGIKEDIKISQDNGASICRIATHCTEADVSIQHFGYARDLGLETVGFLMMAHSTTPELLAKQARIMADAGCQCVYVVDSAGALVLEQVSDRVSALVAELGDDAQVGFHGHENLGLAVANSVYAVRAGATQIDGSARRFGAGAGNLPVEAFIGVCDKLGVKTGVDFFAVTDAAEDVVRPVMPSECLLDRQALMMGYAGVYSSFLRHAERQAERYGVSAAEMLVRAGKRKLVGGQEDQLIDIALELQREKAAVTA, encoded by the coding sequence ATGAACAATGTGCTGAAGCCCTTCTCGGGCGAACTCGATGTGCGCGTCACCGACACCTCGCTGCGTGACGGCTCGCATCACAAGCGTCACCAGTTCACCGTCGAGGATGTGCGCAATATCGTCGGCGCCCTCGACGCCTCCGGCGTTCCGGTCATCGAGGTGACCCACGGCGACGGCCTCGCCGGTTCCTCGTTCAACTACGGATTCTCCAAAACGCCTGAGCAGGAACTGATCAAGGCTGCCGCGGAGACCGCCAAGCAGGCCAAGATCGCCTTCCTGATGCTGCCGGGTGTGGGCATCAAGGAGGACATCAAGATCTCGCAGGACAACGGTGCGTCCATCTGCCGCATCGCCACCCACTGCACCGAAGCGGATGTGTCCATCCAGCACTTCGGCTACGCGCGGGATCTGGGCCTGGAGACCGTCGGCTTCCTCATGATGGCGCACAGCACTACGCCGGAACTGCTCGCCAAGCAGGCGCGCATCATGGCCGATGCGGGCTGCCAGTGTGTGTATGTCGTCGATTCCGCCGGCGCCCTTGTGCTGGAACAGGTTTCGGACCGGGTCTCGGCGCTGGTCGCCGAGCTCGGTGACGACGCGCAAGTCGGTTTCCACGGCCACGAGAACCTGGGCCTGGCCGTCGCCAACTCCGTGTACGCGGTGCGGGCCGGCGCCACCCAGATCGACGGCAGCGCGCGCCGCTTCGGCGCGGGCGCGGGCAACCTGCCCGTCGAGGCGTTCATCGGCGTCTGCGACAAGCTCGGCGTCAAGACCGGCGTCGACTTCTTCGCCGTCACCGATGCCGCGGAAGATGTTGTGCGCCCGGTCATGCCGTCTGAATGCCTGCTCGATCGCCAGGCCCTGATGATGGGCTACGCGGGCGTCTACTCCAGCTTCCTGCGCCATGCCGAGCGTCAGGCCGAGCGCTACGGCGTCTCCGCCGCGGAGATGCTGGTGCGCGCTGGCAAGCGCAAGCTGGTCGGCGGCCAGGAGGATCAGCTCATCGATATCGCCCTGGAACTCCAGCGCGAGAAGGCGGCGGTCACCGCCTGA
- the kstD gene encoding 3-oxosteroid 1-dehydrogenase produces MFYMTDRDYDVVVVGSGAAGMTAALTAAHRGLRVVLIEKAAHFGGSTARSGGGVWIPGNKALKASGRPDDREEARTYLHSIIGDVVPADKIDTYIDRGAEAFDFVLDNSPLKMKWVPGYSDYYPEAPGGKSDGRSCEPKPFNTKKLGAERFNLEPPYSKAPLNVVILQADYKKINLLRRHPIGMVTVLRVGTRWAWGKVTGKALVGMGQAIIAGMRKGLLDANVPVLLNTPLTGLVIEDGVVTGVEAEQNGETVRFNAKYGVILGAGGFEHNADMRHKYQREPITTEWTTGAAANTGDAIRAGIDAGAAIDFMEDAWWGPTTLKGAGKPWFALAERNLPGCIIVNNDGKRFGNESAPYVEAVHTMYGGKYGQGEGPGENVPSWLVFDQRYRSRYIFAGLQPGQRFPSRWMENDNIVVAPTLAELAEKMNVPAETLGSTVERFNGFVASGKDEDFGRGDSAYDRYYGDPTIKPNPCLNKLEVGPFYAVRMVPGDLGTKGGLVTDNDGRVVREDGTVIEGLYAAGNTSSPVMGHTYAGPGATIGPAITFGYLAALNIAAKAKSGAPVAADQAS; encoded by the coding sequence GTGTTCTACATGACTGATCGGGATTACGACGTGGTGGTGGTCGGCAGCGGTGCCGCCGGTATGACCGCCGCCCTCACCGCCGCACACCGCGGTCTGCGCGTGGTGCTCATCGAGAAGGCCGCGCATTTCGGTGGTTCTACCGCCCGCTCCGGCGGTGGCGTGTGGATCCCCGGCAACAAGGCGCTCAAGGCCTCGGGCCGTCCGGACGACCGCGAGGAAGCCCGGACCTACCTGCACAGCATCATCGGCGACGTGGTGCCGGCCGACAAGATCGACACCTACATCGACCGCGGCGCAGAGGCTTTCGACTTCGTACTGGACAACTCGCCACTGAAGATGAAGTGGGTGCCGGGCTACTCCGACTACTACCCGGAGGCACCGGGCGGCAAGTCCGACGGCCGCTCCTGCGAACCCAAGCCCTTCAATACCAAGAAACTCGGCGCCGAACGCTTCAACCTGGAACCCCCCTACTCCAAGGCTCCGCTGAATGTCGTGATCCTGCAGGCCGACTACAAGAAGATCAACCTGCTGCGCCGCCACCCGATCGGCATGGTCACCGTGCTGCGCGTCGGCACCCGCTGGGCGTGGGGCAAGGTCACCGGCAAGGCGCTCGTGGGCATGGGCCAGGCGATCATCGCGGGCATGCGCAAGGGCCTGCTCGACGCGAATGTGCCTGTGCTGCTGAACACTCCGCTCACCGGGCTGGTCATCGAGGACGGTGTGGTCACCGGCGTCGAGGCCGAGCAGAACGGCGAGACCGTGCGCTTCAACGCCAAGTACGGCGTGATCCTGGGTGCGGGCGGCTTCGAGCACAACGCCGATATGCGGCACAAGTACCAGCGTGAACCCATCACCACCGAGTGGACAACGGGTGCGGCCGCCAATACCGGCGACGCCATTCGCGCGGGCATCGACGCGGGCGCGGCCATCGACTTCATGGAAGACGCGTGGTGGGGTCCGACGACGCTCAAGGGTGCGGGCAAGCCGTGGTTCGCGCTGGCGGAGCGCAATCTGCCCGGATGCATCATCGTCAACAACGACGGCAAGCGATTCGGTAATGAGTCCGCTCCTTACGTCGAGGCTGTGCACACCATGTACGGCGGCAAATACGGGCAGGGTGAAGGCCCCGGCGAGAACGTGCCCTCATGGCTGGTTTTCGATCAGCGCTACCGGAGTCGCTACATCTTCGCTGGTCTGCAGCCCGGTCAGCGTTTTCCGTCCCGCTGGATGGAAAACGACAACATTGTCGTGGCGCCGACCTTGGCGGAGCTCGCCGAGAAGATGAACGTGCCCGCCGAAACCCTCGGCTCGACCGTCGAACGCTTCAACGGCTTCGTCGCGAGCGGCAAGGACGAGGACTTCGGCCGCGGCGACAGCGCCTACGACCGGTACTACGGCGATCCGACCATCAAGCCGAACCCGTGCCTGAACAAGCTCGAGGTCGGCCCGTTCTACGCGGTGCGCATGGTCCCCGGCGACCTCGGCACCAAGGGCGGTCTGGTCACCGATAACGACGGCCGCGTGGTTCGCGAGGACGGCACCGTCATCGAGGGTCTCTACGCCGCGGGCAATACCTCGTCCCCGGTCATGGGCCACACCTACGCGGGCCCCGGCGCCACCATCGGACCCGCGATCACCTTCGGCTACCTGGCCGCCCTGAATATCGCCGCCAAGGCGAAGTCGGGCGCACCCGTGGCAGCCGACCAGGCGTCCTGA
- a CDS encoding 2-keto-4-pentenoate hydratase, producing the protein MLTDALRSELAEELALAERDRIPLDPLVARYPDIDVVDAYEIQLANIRRRTSAGARIIGHKVGLSSAAMQQMMGVDEPDYGHLLAEMEVFEDVPVDTSKFLYPRVEVEVGFVLGADLPGEDCTEEDVLNATVAYAPSIELIDTRIKDWKIGLCDTIADNASSAGWVLGKERVAPNELDIKKIDAVLTRNGEVVAEGRSDAVLGDPTIGVAWLARKVASFGVRLKKGDIVLPGSCTRAIDARPGDDFTAEFAGLGSVRLRFS; encoded by the coding sequence GTGCTGACCGACGCGCTACGGAGTGAACTGGCAGAAGAGCTCGCCCTGGCAGAGCGGGATCGCATTCCGCTCGACCCACTGGTCGCGCGTTATCCGGACATCGACGTGGTCGACGCCTATGAGATCCAGCTGGCGAATATCCGGCGGCGGACCTCGGCCGGAGCCCGAATCATCGGCCACAAGGTGGGTCTCTCCTCGGCCGCCATGCAGCAGATGATGGGCGTGGACGAACCCGATTACGGCCACCTGCTCGCCGAGATGGAGGTCTTCGAGGACGTCCCCGTCGACACCTCCAAGTTCCTGTACCCGCGGGTCGAGGTGGAGGTCGGATTCGTGCTCGGCGCGGACCTGCCCGGCGAGGATTGCACCGAAGAGGATGTGCTGAACGCCACAGTCGCGTACGCACCCTCCATCGAACTCATCGACACCCGCATCAAGGACTGGAAGATCGGGCTGTGCGACACCATCGCCGACAATGCCTCCTCCGCCGGCTGGGTGCTCGGTAAGGAGCGCGTGGCTCCGAACGAGCTGGATATCAAGAAGATCGACGCCGTCCTCACCCGCAATGGCGAGGTTGTGGCCGAAGGTCGCTCCGATGCCGTGCTCGGTGACCCCACCATCGGCGTCGCGTGGCTGGCCCGCAAGGTCGCCTCGTTCGGGGTCCGCCTGAAGAAGGGCGACATCGTGCTGCCCGGTTCCTGCACCCGCGCCATCGACGCCCGCCCGGGCGACGACTTCACTGCCGAGTTCGCCGGACTCGGTTCTGTACGTCTGCGTTTCAGCTGA